One Natronomonas moolapensis 8.8.11 genomic region harbors:
- a CDS encoding RNA-guided endonuclease TnpB family protein, whose protein sequence is METTTKTLEATLAPPTAHKERKLCDLLETYREGLHEAFDAGCDTMSATSDVVTPYDLPYQAKAALCNYVPQLHDTYDAQELDDDHPVRLTNQAAEFDHSPARDYEFTWWAPQPGRGTNFWIPLRINPEQEGLWHDLVDGDASAGQLRLQQNRTSWMLHVTVEFPVEEPDYATDGDDVTHIGLDIGETALITGCALKDGSPTGPFVCDGSRTKHLRKEMHTTLKRLQERDAAEWRIDERFDHYQNALTDIVEKASWQAVEYARQFENPVLVMENLTYIREELDYGSYMNRRLHAWAFARLQNRVEDKARETGIPVEYVRPEYTSQTCHACGHIGNRAAQATFRCTNDGCHVTEFQGDINGSINVAQRADPWGESVPLKPAGNDSLRDGSACDSTATHRETSEKHSQVTLSAFHGSELSTSNSET, encoded by the coding sequence ATGGAAACGACGACTAAGACGCTCGAAGCGACCCTCGCCCCGCCGACAGCACACAAGGAGCGGAAACTGTGTGACCTACTCGAAACCTACCGTGAGGGGCTTCACGAGGCGTTCGACGCCGGGTGTGACACGATGAGCGCTACCAGTGACGTGGTGACGCCCTACGACCTTCCGTATCAGGCGAAAGCGGCACTGTGCAACTACGTCCCACAACTCCACGACACCTACGACGCACAAGAGTTGGACGACGACCACCCGGTTCGGCTCACCAACCAAGCCGCCGAGTTTGACCACTCTCCGGCGCGAGACTACGAGTTTACGTGGTGGGCACCGCAACCCGGACGAGGGACGAATTTCTGGATACCGCTTCGTATCAATCCCGAACAAGAGGGTCTGTGGCACGACCTCGTAGACGGGGACGCTTCGGCGGGACAACTCCGACTGCAACAGAATCGCACATCGTGGATGTTACACGTCACCGTCGAATTTCCGGTCGAAGAACCCGACTACGCGACGGACGGCGACGACGTGACGCACATCGGTCTGGACATTGGTGAAACCGCCCTGATAACGGGCTGTGCCCTCAAGGACGGTTCACCAACTGGCCCGTTCGTGTGTGACGGGAGCCGTACGAAGCATCTTCGCAAAGAGATGCACACGACCCTGAAGCGACTCCAAGAGCGTGATGCCGCCGAGTGGCGGATAGACGAGCGATTCGACCACTACCAGAACGCGCTCACCGATATTGTCGAGAAAGCGTCTTGGCAGGCTGTCGAGTACGCCCGACAATTCGAGAATCCGGTACTCGTGATGGAGAATCTGACGTACATCCGCGAAGAATTGGACTACGGTTCGTACATGAACCGGCGGCTCCATGCGTGGGCGTTCGCTCGGTTACAGAACCGCGTTGAGGACAAGGCACGAGAGACTGGTATCCCTGTCGAGTACGTCCGACCGGAGTACACCAGCCAGACGTGCCACGCTTGCGGCCACATCGGAAACAGAGCCGCACAAGCCACGTTCCGGTGTACCAACGACGGGTGCCACGTTACGGAGTTTCAGGGCGATATAAACGGCTCAATCAACGTTGCACAACGGGCTGACCCGTGGGGAGAGAGCGTGCCGCTGAAACCGGCAGGCAATGACTCGCTTCGGGATGGGAGTGCCTGTGACAGCACCGCGACCCATCGAGAGACGAGCGAGAAACACTCGCAAGTGACTCTCTCGGCGTTCCACGGGTCGGAACTCTCTACCAGCAACAGCGAAACTTAG
- the purM gene encoding phosphoribosylformylglycinamidine cyclo-ligase yields MSDDDPEEGLTYAETGVDIDESEAATAALLGAIGEFEGDYAGLIDIGDRYLALATDGVGTKLLVAEALDDYSTIGIDCIAMNANDLIAAGVTPVAFVDYLAVETPDDETAERVGDGLAAGAERAGVALVGGETAVMPDVIRGLDLAGACAGLATETELFDGHAQVGDRLVGVPSSGIHSNGLTLAREAVTKDHAYTDPFPYDEDRTIGEVLLEPTRIYRDALEPLQAVETHATAHITGGGWTNLERMGERRYVIEDAFDPQPIFEFVQAEGGVADEEMYRTFNMGTGFVAALPETDVEAVVDAIEDARIIGRVESGDGVEIRGLEL; encoded by the coding sequence ATGAGCGACGACGACCCCGAGGAGGGGCTCACATACGCCGAGACGGGCGTCGATATCGACGAAAGCGAAGCGGCGACGGCGGCGCTACTCGGCGCGATCGGCGAGTTCGAGGGCGACTACGCCGGATTGATCGACATCGGCGATCGGTACCTGGCGCTGGCGACCGACGGCGTCGGGACGAAGCTGCTCGTCGCCGAAGCGCTCGACGATTACTCGACGATCGGCATCGACTGCATCGCGATGAACGCCAACGACCTCATCGCGGCCGGAGTCACGCCAGTGGCGTTCGTCGACTACCTCGCCGTCGAGACGCCGGACGACGAAACGGCCGAACGGGTCGGTGACGGGCTCGCCGCCGGAGCCGAGCGCGCCGGGGTCGCGCTCGTCGGCGGCGAGACGGCGGTGATGCCCGACGTGATACGCGGGCTCGATCTCGCCGGTGCCTGTGCTGGACTGGCGACCGAAACGGAGCTGTTCGACGGCCACGCGCAGGTGGGTGACCGCCTCGTCGGGGTCCCGTCGTCAGGAATCCACTCGAACGGGCTGACGCTGGCGCGCGAGGCGGTGACGAAGGACCACGCCTACACCGATCCGTTCCCCTACGACGAGGACCGGACCATCGGCGAAGTGCTGCTCGAACCGACGCGAATCTACCGCGACGCTCTCGAACCGCTACAAGCCGTCGAAACCCACGCGACGGCTCACATCACCGGTGGCGGGTGGACGAATCTCGAACGGATGGGCGAGCGCCGCTACGTGATCGAGGACGCCTTCGACCCACAGCCGATATTCGAGTTCGTCCAGGCGGAAGGCGGAGTCGCCGACGAGGAGATGTACCGGACGTTCAACATGGGAACCGGCTTCGTCGCCGCGCTCCCCGAGACGGACGTCGAAGCGGTCGTCGATGCAATAGAGGACGCACGGATCATCGGTCGTGTCGAGTCCGGTGACGGCGTCGAGATCCGCGGACTGGAGCTGTGA
- a CDS encoding zinc metalloprotease: MRFYRDEIRDLFAAWAALGLAFSVFIFVSTGRAVFPDIAGAVSSPLFVRVFVASALTVGVGFLLHELAHKIVAVRFGQVASFRADYRMLALCIGAAFAGFLFAAPGAVYHRGRITRRQGGLVSVAGPLTNVVLVGVFLPLVLFGGFPGQIGALGVLINAFLAAFNMLPFGPLDGKSVAAWSKPVFAAVFVGSALLAIGSFLFVGFPTF; the protein is encoded by the coding sequence ATCCGTTTTTATCGCGACGAGATCAGAGATCTCTTCGCCGCGTGGGCCGCCCTCGGCCTCGCGTTCAGCGTCTTCATTTTCGTCTCAACCGGTCGAGCGGTGTTCCCCGATATCGCAGGCGCCGTGTCGTCGCCGCTGTTCGTCCGCGTGTTCGTCGCTAGCGCTTTGACCGTCGGGGTCGGATTCCTCCTGCACGAACTCGCCCACAAGATCGTCGCGGTTCGGTTCGGACAGGTCGCGTCGTTCAGGGCCGACTACCGGATGTTGGCGCTGTGCATCGGCGCCGCCTTTGCCGGCTTTTTGTTCGCCGCACCGGGGGCGGTGTATCACCGCGGACGGATCACGCGGCGACAGGGCGGGCTGGTTTCGGTCGCTGGCCCGCTGACGAACGTCGTCCTCGTCGGCGTGTTCCTCCCGCTCGTCCTCTTCGGTGGATTCCCCGGGCAGATCGGTGCGCTCGGCGTGTTGATCAACGCCTTCCTCGCGGCGTTCAACATGCTCCCGTTCGGGCCGCTCGACGGGAAGTCGGTCGCCGCATGGAGCAAGCCGGTCTTTGCGGCCGTCTTCGTCGGGTCGGCGCTGTTGGCGATCGGTTCGTTCCTCTTCGTCGGATTTCCGACGTTCTGA
- a CDS encoding TraB/GumN family protein, with protein sequence MSRDAETGSVRVVGTAHVSEASVEEVESVIEAERPDVVAVELDEGRYRQLRGETPEDLDAGDLLRGNTVYQFLAYWMLSYVQARLGDRFDIEPGSDMKAAIENAEALGIDVALVDRDIQVTIQRFWARLSAFEKLKLAGSLAVGLGDSREIGMGVGIALGLVASILAGAIGGPFVVPAAFGPGILVGIVDTVMIALALGLAFGLAIVLGLERLAPEDDDLQEIDIDRMTDTDVVGAMMEEFRRFSPGGAEALIDERDAYIAHQLVGLREEGRNVVAVVGAGHREGIERYLETPSLLPPMASITGRSSRGRVSLYKLFGYAFTLGFLVFFALLAIATYTGVEGASSALLFRLFAAWFLINGLLAFGLAKLAGAHWRSAGVGGAVAWLTSVNPLLAPGWFAGYVELRYLEVNVGDISTLNEIMSDEEAPLGQLWDDLTAVPLFKLIIIVALTNVGSFVGSVVFATVLLPYLFAGSGVEGAGGVARLMIEAAFNSVEILGEAVQ encoded by the coding sequence ATGAGTAGGGACGCCGAAACGGGGTCGGTCCGGGTCGTCGGGACGGCCCACGTCTCGGAGGCCAGCGTCGAGGAGGTCGAGTCGGTCATCGAGGCGGAACGCCCCGACGTCGTCGCTGTCGAACTCGACGAGGGGCGGTACCGACAGCTTCGCGGCGAGACGCCCGAGGACCTCGATGCGGGCGATCTGTTGAGGGGAAATACGGTCTATCAGTTTCTCGCGTACTGGATGCTCTCGTACGTACAGGCGCGTCTGGGCGATCGATTCGACATCGAACCGGGATCGGATATGAAAGCCGCCATCGAGAACGCCGAGGCCCTCGGCATCGACGTCGCCCTGGTCGATCGCGACATCCAGGTCACCATCCAGCGATTCTGGGCGCGGCTGTCCGCCTTCGAGAAGCTCAAACTCGCCGGCAGTCTCGCCGTCGGTCTGGGTGATTCCAGGGAGATCGGAATGGGCGTCGGGATCGCCCTCGGCCTCGTCGCGTCGATCCTCGCCGGGGCCATCGGGGGACCGTTCGTCGTTCCCGCGGCGTTCGGCCCGGGGATTCTCGTCGGGATCGTCGATACGGTCATGATCGCTCTCGCGCTCGGGCTGGCGTTCGGGCTTGCCATCGTTCTCGGACTCGAGAGGCTGGCACCCGAGGACGACGACCTCCAGGAGATCGACATCGATCGGATGACCGACACCGACGTCGTGGGAGCGATGATGGAGGAGTTCCGGCGGTTCTCCCCCGGCGGTGCGGAGGCGCTCATCGACGAGCGCGACGCCTACATCGCCCACCAACTCGTCGGGCTGCGCGAGGAGGGGCGCAACGTCGTCGCGGTCGTCGGCGCGGGCCACCGCGAGGGGATCGAACGCTACCTCGAGACGCCGTCGTTGCTTCCCCCGATGGCGTCCATTACCGGGCGGAGTTCCCGAGGCCGGGTTTCGCTGTATAAACTGTTCGGGTACGCGTTCACCCTCGGGTTTCTCGTCTTCTTTGCGCTGTTGGCGATCGCGACCTACACCGGCGTGGAGGGTGCCTCCAGCGCTCTGCTGTTCCGGCTGTTCGCCGCGTGGTTCCTGATCAACGGGCTCCTCGCGTTCGGCCTCGCCAAACTCGCCGGCGCACACTGGCGGTCCGCCGGCGTCGGCGGCGCGGTGGCGTGGCTGACGAGCGTCAACCCGTTGCTCGCCCCCGGATGGTTCGCGGGCTACGTGGAGTTGCGGTATCTCGAGGTCAACGTCGGCGACATCTCGACGCTCAACGAGATCATGTCCGACGAGGAAGCGCCGCTCGGACAGCTGTGGGACGATCTCACAGCCGTACCGCTTTTCAAGCTCATCATAATCGTCGCGCTGACGAACGTCGGGAGCTTCGTTGGCAGCGTCGTCTTCGCGACTGTTCTCCTGCCGTATCTGTTCGCCGGATCGGGGGTCGAAGGAGCCGGAGGCGTCGCGCGGCTGATGATCGAGGCCGCGTTCAACAGCGTCGAAATCCTCGGCGAGGCGGTACAGTGA
- a CDS encoding universal stress protein, whose amino-acid sequence MRVLIPYDGSEQAEAALEYAGKIHGDDEIVLLYVLDYVEAGYRAAPEAALAGYWEEWYDEAEASARKLLAEASEALGHDAETNVVAGSPARAIVEFADDEAIDAVIIGSHGREGLSRILLGSVAETVVRRSPVPVTVVR is encoded by the coding sequence ATGCGAGTCTTGATCCCCTACGACGGGTCCGAACAGGCCGAGGCAGCCCTCGAATACGCTGGGAAGATCCACGGCGACGACGAAATCGTCCTGTTGTACGTCCTCGATTACGTGGAGGCGGGATACCGGGCTGCGCCGGAGGCTGCCCTGGCTGGCTACTGGGAGGAGTGGTACGACGAGGCGGAGGCGTCGGCAAGGAAACTGCTGGCCGAGGCGTCGGAGGCCCTCGGTCACGACGCCGAGACGAACGTCGTCGCCGGCTCGCCCGCCCGCGCGATCGTCGAGTTCGCCGACGACGAAGCGATCGATGCCGTGATCATCGGGAGCCACGGCCGGGAGGGGCTCTCCCGGATCCTCCTCGGGAGCGTGGCGGAGACGGTCGTCCGTCGGTCGCCGGTCCCGGTGACGGTCGTCAGGTGA
- a CDS encoding DUF7537 family lipoprotein, with product MYRLCVALLLVLAGCSGTGGTVGDSPPAPTETVTPVAVPDADPERGRPTGIDGSGVSDSRSLAAAHDRRLEERSYRLVSNQTVRYANGTVRSQYLTDLRLAANRTYFVTVRTNGPAGPRLLGEPPAVSEFWSDGETYVRAFGTDDPTYNEFAPTASGVGTWRFWATTGAFEVPRSPTTVIAESLDAVPTRVESTRSVGGSERYRLVDVGAPDAELPFRAAAPARNVSLVAVVDRSGLVRRLEIEYDGRIDGNHVVASRSIAYSDVGTTEVRRPAWFDRAT from the coding sequence GTGTATCGGCTCTGTGTGGCCCTTTTGCTCGTACTCGCCGGTTGTTCCGGGACCGGCGGTACCGTCGGCGACTCCCCGCCGGCACCGACGGAGACAGTGACCCCGGTGGCGGTCCCCGACGCCGATCCGGAGCGCGGTCGGCCGACCGGGATCGACGGGTCGGGCGTTTCGGACTCGCGGTCGCTCGCGGCGGCACACGACCGACGGCTCGAGGAGCGCTCCTACAGGCTCGTCTCGAACCAGACGGTCCGGTACGCCAACGGGACCGTCAGATCGCAGTATCTGACCGACCTCCGGCTCGCGGCGAACCGGACGTATTTCGTGACGGTTCGGACGAACGGCCCGGCGGGGCCGCGACTGCTTGGCGAACCGCCGGCAGTCTCGGAGTTCTGGTCCGACGGCGAAACGTACGTCCGGGCGTTCGGCACGGACGACCCCACGTACAACGAGTTCGCGCCGACCGCTTCGGGAGTCGGCACGTGGCGCTTTTGGGCCACCACCGGGGCGTTCGAGGTCCCCCGCTCGCCGACGACGGTGATCGCAGAGAGCCTCGACGCGGTGCCGACGCGGGTGGAATCGACTCGGTCTGTCGGCGGTAGCGAGCGTTACCGGCTCGTCGACGTCGGTGCCCCCGACGCCGAGCTCCCGTTCCGGGCGGCCGCCCCGGCACGAAACGTCAGCCTCGTCGCGGTGGTAGATCGGTCGGGACTCGTGCGACGTCTCGAGATCGAGTACGACGGTCGGATAGATGGCAACCACGTCGTCGCCTCGCGCTCGATCGCGTACTCCGACGTCGGAACGACAGAGGTCCGGCGGCCGGCGTGGTTCGATCGGGCGACCTGA
- a CDS encoding YbhB/YbcL family Raf kinase inhibitor-like protein, whose protein sequence is MRRRELVAALPAVLSAGCTIGGEPERAGENDFSVALPGLEDGLLPERYTCDGTGESPPLRIEGVPDAAESIAVIGEWLRGYTPQTIWLLWGVPATDPLELPAGIPDRERLDSPEGASQGLNGGGTVGYRSPCHETADDQAYRFIAHALPERLDLAPGADRDAFDDAIERDLSAVSSTSLRVRYERFPEERSS, encoded by the coding sequence ATGCGCCGACGCGAACTCGTCGCGGCTCTCCCGGCCGTCCTCTCTGCCGGCTGTACCATCGGCGGCGAGCCCGAACGAGCGGGCGAAAACGACTTTTCAGTCGCCCTCCCTGGCCTCGAGGACGGACTGTTGCCGGAGCGGTACACCTGCGACGGGACCGGCGAGTCGCCGCCGCTCCGAATCGAGGGCGTCCCCGACGCGGCCGAGTCTATCGCGGTCATCGGCGAGTGGCTCCGCGGGTACACCCCCCAGACGATCTGGTTGCTCTGGGGAGTGCCGGCGACTGACCCGCTCGAACTCCCGGCCGGAATCCCCGACCGGGAGCGCCTCGACTCGCCGGAAGGTGCAAGCCAGGGGCTAAACGGCGGCGGAACGGTCGGATACCGCTCTCCCTGTCACGAGACCGCCGACGATCAGGCGTATCGGTTCATCGCGCACGCGCTGCCGGAACGTCTCGACCTCGCCCCCGGTGCCGACCGCGACGCGTTCGACGACGCCATAGAGCGCGACCTCTCGGCCGTCTCGAGTACGTCGCTTCGCGTCCGGTACGAACGGTTCCCCGAAGAACGGTCGTCGTAG
- a CDS encoding HEWD family protein, with product MSPEIVPPMRRICEQCGRTDVWDEDTHNWVIAEEEGKRKVGDRHCIHEWDINGQYNPVTGETEPEG from the coding sequence ATGAGCCCCGAAATCGTGCCGCCGATGCGACGGATCTGTGAGCAGTGTGGACGAACGGACGTCTGGGACGAGGACACCCACAACTGGGTGATCGCCGAGGAGGAGGGAAAACGGAAGGTCGGCGACAGACACTGCATCCACGAGTGGGACATAAATGGACAGTACAACCCCGTGACGGGCGAGACGGAGCCGGAGGGCTGA
- a CDS encoding FlaD/FlaE family flagellar protein, which produces MTGPLNPRRYDLGELRDAARDPSGRSEADGSDPQRPDGGRRDAATSVDGDRGDGGQSVPVEPTTPRPTGTPPRESDAGRAADAVDRSRRHEPAESRDTGAVSGSEAGHRTPEPDRGRAAADTAERHEPADEVESYLRSRHRRRDTGERRSEHHSHPAGDRAASRPDRRRATSRPERPGDGRPPNAAALLSELSGPDVSKPYLDRLPDAYTAQLEVFEWLEELLTAAGRDGALSALEYYESIGWLSERSREELEDVASGLSDPAPEAAAPSLGIEDHRGSLVYIARLAGRRNG; this is translated from the coding sequence ATGACCGGTCCGCTGAACCCCCGCAGATACGATCTGGGCGAGCTGCGCGATGCGGCCCGGGACCCCTCCGGCCGGTCCGAGGCCGACGGATCCGACCCCCAGCGACCGGACGGTGGGCGGCGGGACGCCGCGACGTCCGTCGACGGGGATCGAGGCGACGGTGGACAGTCGGTCCCGGTCGAACCGACCACGCCGCGGCCGACGGGAACGCCACCTCGAGAGAGTGACGCCGGGCGAGCGGCAGATGCGGTCGATCGGAGCCGTCGACACGAACCGGCCGAGTCACGCGACACGGGGGCAGTATCCGGGTCCGAGGCCGGGCATCGAACGCCGGAGCCGGACCGCGGACGCGCCGCGGCCGATACCGCCGAACGCCACGAACCGGCCGACGAAGTCGAGTCGTACCTCCGCTCGCGCCACCGTCGCCGCGATACCGGGGAACGTCGATCCGAGCACCACTCGCACCCGGCCGGCGACCGCGCGGCGTCCCGGCCGGACCGACGACGGGCAACGTCGCGCCCCGAGAGGCCCGGTGACGGACGGCCCCCGAACGCGGCTGCTCTTCTTTCGGAGCTCTCCGGACCCGACGTCTCGAAACCGTATCTGGACCGGCTTCCGGACGCGTACACCGCCCAACTCGAGGTGTTCGAGTGGCTCGAGGAGTTGCTCACCGCGGCCGGTCGCGACGGGGCGCTGTCGGCGCTCGAATACTACGAGTCGATCGGGTGGCTCTCCGAGCGGAGCCGCGAGGAACTCGAGGACGTCGCATCGGGGCTCTCCGACCCCGCGCCGGAAGCGGCCGCCCCGTCGCTCGGTATCGAGGATCACCGCGGGAGTCTCGTGTACATCGCGCGGCTGGCGGGCCGGCGAAACGGATAG
- a CDS encoding MBL fold metallo-hydrolase, which produces MTDATTSPTNISAEELKRLVDSGEPFRLVDTRDTESFEEWRLAGATQFFYKPDREFDPEAFALETGIDPGDPVVTICAKGVSSGALAEELVDAGYEDVRHVHDGMRGWSAVYDVVDVDTDGPAEIVQLQRRAKGCLGYLVADPDTGAAAAVDPTRHVETIREAAADRGFEIERVLDTHIHADHLSGGRRLADALGVPYHLGERVAERDPGVAYDPLSRNEVLAVGDVEIKALFTPGHTSGMVSYLVGDEALLTGDTVFVDGVGRTELQFGDADATSGAALLYESLQATVLAEPDPVTVLPGHFSVSDGGAYGTEPGSEVSTTVRALRTELSILRGDREAFSEHVVESAPEKPPNYERIIAINRGHSTVEGDEAIELELGPNRCAAE; this is translated from the coding sequence ATGACCGACGCGACGACGTCGCCGACAAACATCTCCGCCGAGGAACTGAAACGCCTCGTCGACTCGGGAGAGCCGTTTCGCCTCGTCGACACGCGCGACACCGAGAGCTTCGAGGAGTGGCGACTCGCCGGCGCGACGCAGTTCTTTTATAAACCCGACCGCGAGTTCGATCCCGAAGCGTTCGCCTTGGAGACGGGGATCGATCCCGGCGACCCCGTCGTGACGATCTGCGCGAAGGGTGTCTCCTCCGGCGCGCTCGCCGAGGAACTCGTCGACGCGGGATACGAGGACGTCCGCCACGTCCACGACGGGATGCGCGGCTGGAGTGCGGTGTACGACGTCGTCGACGTCGACACCGACGGCCCCGCCGAGATCGTGCAGCTACAGCGGCGCGCGAAGGGCTGTCTCGGCTACCTCGTTGCCGACCCCGACACCGGCGCCGCGGCCGCCGTCGACCCCACCCGCCACGTCGAAACGATCCGCGAGGCGGCGGCCGACCGCGGTTTCGAGATCGAGCGAGTCCTCGATACACACATCCACGCGGACCACCTGAGCGGCGGCCGACGGCTCGCCGACGCCCTCGGAGTCCCCTACCACCTCGGCGAGCGCGTCGCCGAGCGCGACCCCGGCGTCGCGTACGATCCCCTCTCCCGGAACGAGGTACTCGCGGTGGGCGACGTCGAAATCAAGGCGCTCTTTACCCCGGGACACACCTCGGGGATGGTGAGTTACCTCGTCGGCGACGAGGCGCTTTTGACCGGCGATACGGTCTTCGTCGACGGCGTCGGCCGAACCGAACTCCAGTTCGGCGACGCGGACGCCACCTCGGGGGCGGCACTGTTGTACGAGTCGCTCCAGGCCACCGTCCTCGCCGAGCCGGATCCCGTCACGGTCCTCCCTGGGCACTTTTCGGTCTCCGACGGTGGGGCGTACGGGACCGAGCCCGGATCGGAGGTCTCGACGACTGTTCGGGCGCTCCGGACGGAGTTGTCGATCCTGCGCGGCGACCGCGAGGCGTTCTCCGAACACGTCGTCGAATCGGCCCCGGAGAAGCCGCCGAACTACGAGCGGATCATCGCCATCAACCGGGGACACTCGACGGTCGAGGGGGACGAAGCCATCGAGTTGGAACTCGGGCCGAACCGGTGTGCGGCCGAGTGA